One window of the Prionailurus bengalensis isolate Pbe53 chromosome E1, Fcat_Pben_1.1_paternal_pri, whole genome shotgun sequence genome contains the following:
- the KCNJ2 gene encoding inward rectifier potassium channel 2: MGSVRTNRYSIVSSEEDGMKLATMAVANGFGNGKSKVHTRQQCRSRFVKKDGHCNVQFINVGEKGQRYLADIFTTCVDIRWRWMLVIFCLAFVLSWLFFGCVFWLIALLHGDLDASKESKACVSEVNSFTAAFLFSIETQTTIGYGFRCVTDECPIAVFMVVFQSIVGCIIDAFIIGAVMAKMAKPKKRNETLVFSHNAVIAMRDGKLCLMWRVGNLRKSHLVEAHVRAQLLKSRITSEGEYIPLDQIDINVGFDSGIDRIFLVSPITIVHEIDEDSPLYDLSKQDIDNADFEIVVILEGMVEATAMTTQCRSSYLANEILWGHRYEPVLFEEKHYYKVDYSRFHKTYEVPNTPLCSARDLAEKKYILSNANSFCYENEVALTSKEEDDSENGVPESTSTDTPPDIDLHNQASVPLEPRPLRRESEI; the protein is encoded by the coding sequence ATGGGCAGTGTGCGAACCAACCGCTACAGCATTGTCTCTTCAGAAGAAGACGGGATGAAGTTGGCCACCATGGCGGTTGCAAATGGCTTTGGGAATGGGAAGAGTAAAGTCCACACTCGACAACAGTGCAGGAGCCGCTTTGTGAAGAAAGACGGCCACTGTAATGTTCAGTTCATCAATGTGGGTGAGAAGGGACAACGGTACCTTGCAGATATCTTTACCACATGTGTGGACATTCGCTGGAGATGGATGCTGGTTATCTTCTGTCTGGCTTTCGTTCTCTCGTGGCTGTTTTTTGGCTGTGTGTTTTGGTTGATAGCTTTGCTCCATGGGGATCTGGATGCATCTAAAGAGAGCAAAGCTTGTGTGTCGGAGGTCAACAGCTTCACAgctgccttcctcttctccatcGAGACCCAGACAACCATCGGCTATGGCTTCAGGTGTGTCACGGACGAATGCCCAATTGCTGTTTTTATGGTGGTGTTCCAGTCCATTGTGGGCTGCATCATTGATGCGTTTATCATTGGCGCAGTCATGGCAAAGATGGCAAAGCCAAAGAAGAGAAACGAGACTCTCGTCTTCAGTCACAATGCTGTGATCGCCATGAGAGATGGCAAACTGTGTTTGATGTGGCGGGTGGGCAATCTTCGGAAAAGCCATTTGGTGGAAGCTCACGTGAGAGCACAGCTGCTCAAATCCAGAATTACTTCCGAAGGGGAGTACATCCCCCTGGATCAAATAGATATCAACGTTGGGTTTGACAGTGGAATTGATCGCATATTTCTGGTGTCCCCCATCACTATAGTCCATGAAATAGATGAAGATAGTCCTTTATATGATTTGAGTAAACAGGACATTGACAATGCAGACTTTGAAATTGTTGTGATACTGGAAGGCATGGTGGAAGCCACGGCCATGACAACACAGTGCCGTAGCTCATATCTGGCCAATGAAATCCTTTGGGGCCACCGCTATGAGCCTGTACTCTTTGAAGAGAAGCACTATTACAAAGTGGACTACTCAAGGTTCCACAAGACTTATGAAGTGCCCAACACTCCCCTTTGTAGTGCCAGAGACTtagcagaaaagaaatatatcCTCTCAAATGCTAATTCATTTTGCTATGAAAACGAAGTTGCCCTCACAAGCAAAGAGGAAGATGACAGTGAAAACGGAGTCCCGGAAAGCACTAGTACAGACACACCCCCTGACATAGACCTTCACAACCAGGCAAGTGTACCTCTAGAGCCCAGGCCCTTACGGCGAGAGTCGGAGATATGA